The genomic window TGAAAATTCAAAGGTTGATGTTACATTGTTAAAGGATGATTTTGTTAAAGTTATCATTAGGGATTATGGTATTGGAATACCAGAAGAGGATATCCCATATATATTTGATAGGTTCTATAGAGTTGATAAGACAAGGGCAAGGCAGACAGGCGGAAGTGGACTTGGTCTTTCAATTGCAAAGCATATTATAAAACTTCATAAGGGGGATATTGAAGTTGATAGCAAAGTGGGGGAAGGAACTGCGTTTATAATTAAACTACCTATGTGATGGAGGTATAGTTATGAAAAAAGTGGTTTCCACTTTGCTTTTATTTTTTCTAATCTTAGGGTGCAAGAAAGTAGAAACAAAGACGGAAGGGATAAATATTGAACAAAAGAAACAGATGGTTAATATAATTTTATTTTTTCCTGACAGGACCAACAAATTCTTAAAAGCTGAAGCAAGGGATGTTGTATTTGACAAATCTCTTGAAAGAACCATTTTAAACGAACTTATTAAGGGCCCTAAAACACTAGGACTTGTTAATGCTATACCAAATGGGACAAGAATATTGTCTATAAACAAAAATGAAGACATACTGGTAGTTAATCTTTCAAATGAATTTATAAAAAATCATCCAGGAGGGATTGATAAGGAGAGGGCAACGCTTTATTCTATTGTAAACTCACTTACTGAAATCCCTGGGGTTAAAGGTGTTCAATTCCAAATAGGCGGGAGAAAATATGATACATACAAGGGAAATATTTCAATAAATGCTCCCCTTAGAAGAAATAGGGATTTATTTATTAGGGATAAGAAGATGCTTCCCAATGAGGTTCTGAAGCTTCAAATGAATCTTGAAAAGCAGGGTAAATGGCTTGAGGCATACCTTTTGATGTCAGATGACGAAAACAACACTTATAGAAAATATTTTGATGATTATGTTAAGGAGATGGAGGAGAGCAAAGCATTGGGTTTTTTAAATGCTGACTTTGTCGTTGATGGTTATACTCTTGACCCATCTAAACTTAAGGCAAGAGTTAAGGTCAATTTTTATGAGATGGATGCAAGTGGAAAGAAAATTTTAGGAAAGGATTTGTATTTTACAGTTGTTAAAATAAATGGAGCTTGGATGGTTGATTGGCTAACTGCTCAATGAGGAGGGATAAAATGAAGGGGGAAGAAAGAAGAATAAATATTTTAAACGATTTAAAGGAGTCGAATTCCCCGATAAAGGGAGCTGATATTTCTAAAAAGTATGATGTAACAAGACAGATTATCGTTCAGGACATAGCCATTTTAAGGGCACAGGGGCATAATATTGTCTCGACTCCACAGGGATATGTTTATCTTGGGAATAATTTGAGCTGCACCAAAGTTATTGCTGTTAAACATAAAAGAGAGGATATTGAGGACGAACTAAAGACAATTATTGCCCTTGGTGGAAAGGTAATCGATGTTACAATTGAGCATAAGGTTTATGGCGAGATTACTGGAAAGCTTATGCTAAAATCATTCTACGACGTAGAAAAATTTGTTGAAAGGTTAAATGAAAGTGATGATATGCCTCTTTCAAATTTAACCGGCGGGGTCCATCTTCACACAATTGAAGCTGACTCCGTTGAAACATTAGAAAGAATAGTCCAAGCCCTTGAGAAAAAGGGTTACCTTATTTTGAATTCATAGGGGTGTTATTATGAAAAAAATAGGTTTTAAACTTGTGGGAATTTTTGTTTTGCTGCTTATTATTATATCCAGCATCTCAGGTTTTTTAATCGATATTCAATGGTTTAAGGAAGTTGGATATCTGAATGTATTCTTTACTTCATTTAAGGCAAAGCTTACTATATTGATTCCATCTTTTCTTATATTCTTTTTAGCTATTTATTTCTATGCAAAATTTTTAGCCAAAAATTATCTCGAAATTAGCGATATTGTGTATGACAAGAATGATTTGAAGAGAAGAAACAAGGTTTTGATGATTATTTCGTTTGTCATTTCAATAATTATTTCATTAGTTTTTACATCTGTTTTTTGGTATAGGATACTTGAATATGTCAATGGTGTTGAATTTGGAGTAAATGACCCAATTTTTAATATTGATATTGGATTTTTTGTATTTAAACTTCCTCTTATTCAAGGCATATTAGGGATGTTAATAACTGTTGTAATAGTTTTAACTGCTGTGTCGGCTTTATTTTACGCCTTTGAGAGGGCAAGGGAAGGAATAACTAATTTCAGGGGAGTAGTATGGATTAAGGATGGCCCAAAGGTTAGATTTTTTGCAAAGCAGGTAGCTTATTTTGCTGCATTACTTTTAATTCTTCTTGCAGGGGTATTCTACTTAAGGGCTCTAAATCTTGTTTATTCACCAAGAGGAGTTGCGTTTGGTGCTAGTTATACGGATGTTCATATAACTTTACCTCTCTATAGGATTCTCTCGGGCTTGAGCGTTATTGCAGCATTTGTGATGTTTTATTCAATAGTTAAAAAGAGAATAAGGCATGTTATTTATATAGCTGTATTTATTGTCTTGTTTATTCTGTTTGAAGGAGTGGCATCAGTTGTTGTTGAAAGATTTATTGTATCTCCAAATGCGAGGGAAAAGGAGATGCCATACCTTGAGTATAACATTGAATATACAAGAAAGGCATATGGTCTTGAGAACATCGTTGAACAGGAATTTGATGTTAAAAATAATCTAACTCCTAATGACATAAAAGAGAACAAAAATACAATAGATAACATTAGAATAACTGAGTTTGCACAGTCTCTTGAGGTTTTCAACCAGATTCAAGCTATTAGAAACTACTACAGATTTAATGATGTAGACATAGATAGGTATAATATTGATGGGAAATTAAGGCAGGTATTTATTGCCGCAAGGGAACTTGACAATTCCCAAAGGGACCCTAAGTTCCAGACATGGCAGAATAAACACCTTTTCTATACCCATGGGTATGGTGCAGTAATGTCTTATACTAATACTGTAATGTCAACAGGGCTACCTGAATTCTTAGTAAAGGACATCCCTGTTTCAGGAAAAATTAGTGTCGATAAGCCACAGATTTATTTTGGAGAGATTAATAATGATTATGTAATTATAAATGCAAAGAATAATGAAATCGACTACCCATACGGTAGCGGGGAAAAGGAGAACAGGTATGACGGAAAGGCTGGAATTGTTTTAAATCCTTTAAACAGGCTGCTGTTTACCTTAGGATACGCGGATATGAACTTTCTTTTATCAAACAATATCAAGTCGGACTCGAGAATAATATTGAACAGACAGATAGTTAACAGGGTAAAAAAGATTGCTCCATTTTTGAACTATGACGAGGACCCGTATATAGTTATTGCAAATGGAAGGTATTACTGGATAATGGATGCCTATACTACAACAAATAGATATCCATATTCTGAGCCTTACTTTGGAATAAATTATATTAGAAATTCAGTTAAGGTTGTCGTTGATGCCTATGATGGAACAGTAGATTTTTATATTTCCGATAAAAATGACCCAATAGCACAGACCATTGGAAATATCTATGATGGACTTTTCAAGGATTTGAGCACGATGCCGGAAGAATTGAGAAAGCATTTAAGATATTCAGAGGATGTATTCCTGATTCAGGCAAATGTCTATGAAAAGTATCATATGAAAAACCCTGTTTCCTTCTACAACAGCGAGGATTTATGGGCCATCGCAAGATATAAGAACGCTGACGGAAGTGAAACTCCGGTTGAGGCGGTTTATCAGGTTATGAAACTTCAAGATGACGAAGAATTTATATTGACTATTCCATATACAGTGGCAAAGAAGGAAAATATGGTTTCATGGCTGGCTGCAAGGATGGATAAAAATTTAGGGCAAATGGTTCTTATAAGATTCCCTAAGGAGAAGGCAATATTAGGACCGCAGCAGTTTAATTCAAGAATTAATACTGATATTCAAATTTCAAGTTTGATAACATTGTTGAATCAGCAGGGTTCAAGCGTAATACTTGGCGAGACGAACATTATTCCAATTGAGAATTCACTATTGTATGTAAGACCGCTTTATCTAAGGGCACAGGGAGGGAAGAGCGTTCCTGAACTTAAAAAGGTTATAGTAAACTACGGCGACACAATTGTAATGGAGGATAATATTGCAAAGGCAATTTCGAAGTTGTTTGCAACGACTGAAGTTCCGCTTCCAACGGAAACAAAGGAAGAAGATGTTAAGACTTTGATAATAAGGGCTGATGAGGCTTACAGAAAAGCTGTTGAATCTCAAAAGAATGGAGATTGGGCTGGTTATGGAAACTATATTAAGGAACTTGAGGGAATACTAAATAAGTTGAAAGAAAAGACTAAGTAATATTGTAAAATTTTGGTCCTATGGTATAATTTTCATAGGATCATTTTTGATTGGGGGTTAAACAATGGATAGTAGAATTACAAAACTTGCGGATGTATTGCTGAATTATTCCCTTAACATTAAAAAAGGAGAGAAGCTCTTAATTCAGGGTGGAGAAGCTACATTGCCTTTAGTTAAGGCTGTATATAAAAGGGCTTTAGAGCTTGGGGCTCATCCTCAGGTGGATATTGTTGTTGAGGATTTAGGGGAATACATGCTAAAGTTTGGTTCAGATGAACAGATAATGTATGTTCCTGAATCAACCATTAAGGCGTTTGAAAGCGTTGACGCTTTTTTGACCATTTGGGGAGATGTAAACACAAGATTTTTAACTAACGTTGACCCAGCAAAATTAAAATTAAGGTCAAGGGGAAGGCAGGAACTTGTAAAGATTATCTCTGAGAGGATGGAGAAGAAAGAGCTTAAATGGTGTGGAACTCAATTCCCAACTCATGCAAATGCTCAGGAGGCATCTATGTCTTTAACAGAGTATGAGGATTTTGTTTATGGCGCAGGATACATAGATGATGAAAACCCTGTTGCTAAGTGGGAGAAAATAAGGGAAGAGCAGGACAGAATCTGTGAATATCTCAACAATAAAGAAAATCTAAGAATAGTTTCTAAGGATACTGATATTTCAATGAGCATCAAGGGAAGAAAGTGGATTAACTGTGCGGGTGAAGAAAATTTCCCAGATGGAGAGGTTTTCACTTGCCCTGTTGAAGACAGTGTAAATGGATATATAAGATTTAGTTTCCCTGGAATTTATGCAGGCCGTGAGATTGAGGATATAAGGCTTGAGTTTGAAAACGGAAGAGTAGTCAAGGCAACTGCAGCAAAGGGAGAGGAGCTATTAAAGGAACTTTTGGAAACAGATGAGGGAGCAAAGCTCCTTGGAGAAGTTGCAATAGGAACAAACTATGGAATTCAAGCCTTTACAAAAAATATGCTCTTTGACGAAAAGATTGGTGGGACAGTCCACCTTGCGATAGGTCGTGCATTCCCTGAAGCAGGCGGCAAGAATATGTCTACTATTCACTGGGATATGCTGTGTGATATGAAGGAAGAGGGCAAGATTTACGCCGATGGTGAATTGATATACGAAAAAGGAAAATTTTTAATATAATGTTGTTGCATTTTATATAAAATTTAGTATAATATATTAAAACAAACCTATGAAGGAGAATAGTAGGTAGGGTTTGAACTTAAGAGAGCCGGTGGATGGTGCGAACCGGTGTTTGACCTTATTGAATCCACTCTTGAGGGTTTGCGATGAGCAAAACGGTGTGGCCGTTATACCACGTTGAGAGGACTGCTAAAATTTTGTATTTAGTGGTCAAATAGGGTGGCACCGCGAAAGATAGGCCTTTCGTCCCTTTGGGGATGATGGGCTTTTTTGTATGCCTAATTTAAAACCGGAAATAATAAGATATTAATTAAGTTTAGGAGGAGAGGTTATGTTAGATTTAAAAAGGATTAGAACCAACCCAGATGAGATTAAAGAAGCACTAAAGATCAGGGGGGAGGCTTTTACCCTTGATATGATTGACAAAGTAGTTGAACTTGACGAAAGAAGAAGACAGATACTTGCAGAGGTTGAAACTCTAAAAAATAGGAGAAACACTGATTCTCAAGAGATAGCAAAGCTTAAAAAGGCTGGACAAAATGCAGACCATCTTCTTGCTGAAATGAAGGAACTTTCAGATAAGATTAAGGACATGGATGTTGAACTTGCTAAGGTTGAAGAGGAAATAGAATACATCCTTATGAGAATTCCAAATATCCCAAACAAGGATGTGCCAAAGGGAGATACTGATGCAGACAATGTTGAAGTTAGAAAATGGGGAGAACCTAGAAAGTTTGACTTTGAGCCAAAGGCCCACTGGGATATAGGAACAAGTCTTGGAATATTAGATTTTGAAACTGCAGGAAAGGTAACAGGTGCAAGGTTTACTTTCTACAAAGGACTTGGAGCAAGACTTGAAAGAGCCCTAATAAACTTTTTCTTAGATGTTCATACAGAGAAACATGGATATGTAGAAGTTTTCCCACCATTTATGGTTAATAGAAAGAGTATGACGGGAACAGGACAATTGCCAAAGTTTGAAGAGGATGCATTTAAAATAGCAGACAGCGACTATTTCCTTATTCCAACTGCTGAAGTTCCAGTTACAAACATGTATATGAACGATGTTTTAGAAGGTTCGAAGCTTCCTATTAAACACGTTGCATATTCAGCATGCTTTAGATCAGAGGCAGGTTCAGCAGGAAGAGACACAAGAGGACTTATTAGACAACATCAATTCAATAAAGTTGAGCTTGTTAAATTCGTTGACCCTGAAAAGAGCTATGAAGAGCTTGAGACCTTAACTCGTGATGCAGAGGAAGTTTTACAAATGCTAAAGATACCATACAGAGTTGTTCTTATCTGCTCAGGCGACTTAGGATTTACAGCTGCTAAAAAATACGACATAGAAGTTTGGATGCCAAGCTACGGAAGATATGTAGAAATTTCAAGCTGCTCAAACTTCGAAGACTTCCAAGCAAGAAGAGCAAACATCAAATTTAAGCGTGACGCTAAATCTAAACCAGAATACGTTCATACTCTCAACGGCTCAGGCGTTGCTGTTGGAAGAACTGTCGCAGCTATCCTTGAAAACTTCCAAAACGAAGACGGCTCAGTTACAATCCCAGAGGTCCTCGTTCCCTACATGGGCGGCATAAGTGACATTCACTTGATTCCTTGAGTTCTTGATTTGTTTGTCAATTAGGACATGTTGCATAGATAATTTAAGCATATAGCATAAGGACACCTTTTAAGAGAAGTTTTTACAAATCTTAGAAGGTGTCCTTTATTCATATTATATACTTCTTAGCATATATATGTAATATAATTTTAGGTGGAAGTGATAATTTGGCAGATGAAAAAATGAGAATAATTCAAGAGTATGTTCCAGGAAAGCAGATTACATTAGCTCATATTATTGCAAACCCCCAGAAGAGTATTTATCAAAAATTAGGATTGGATGATTATAAAAGTGCAATTGGAATTTTGACTATAACTCCAAGCGAAGCGTCAATTATTGCAGCAGATATAGCAACAAAATCCTCAGGCGTTGAAATTGGTTTTTTAGACCGATTCAGTGGTTCTTTAGTTTTGATAGGTGATATTTCGAGTGTTGAAGCTGCATTAAAAAACGTTATTGAAACTATGGAATTAGTATTGAAGTTCTCAACCGCTAAAATAACAAAATCCTAGGGGGAAACATGAAGAAAATAATGCTTATAGGGAAAAGTGGTTGTGGTAAAACAACATTAGTTCAAGCAATCTTGAATAAAGAGCTGATTTCTAAAAAGACTCAATCATTTGAATATCATCAATGCATATTAGACACTCCTGGCGAATATATTGAATATAGAAATTATATTAGAGCAATAATTTCGGAAGCTGTTAATTATGATATAATAGCTTTTTTGCAGGATGCTACTCAAGAAAATTGTATATTCCCACCAAACTTTGCGTATATTTTTAGTAAAAAAGTAGTAGGGATAGTAACGAAGATAGATGTAGACCATTGCAATTTAAAATTAGCAGAAGAGTGTTTAAGAAGAGCAGGAGTTAAAGAAATATACTATGTAAGTTCTTATAACAAAATAGGCATAGACGAATTAAGAAAACTCCTTTTATAGAGGAGGAGAGGGTATGAGAAAAAATATTGTTATAGTTGATGATGAACCAATAACAAGGATGGATTTACATGAATTACTTAACGAGTCGGGATTTAATGTAATTGGTGAAGCATCTGATGGTTTAGATGCTGTAGAACTTTGTAGGAGATTAAAACCTGATTTAGTTTTAATGGATGTAAAAATGCCACTGCTTGATGGTATAAAGGCATCAAAATTAATAATGACTGAAGAGTTAACCAAGGCGGTTGTTCTTTTGACTGCTTATAGTAGTTCTGAATTTGTAGAAAGGGCAAAGGAATCCGGAGTCATGGCTTATCTAGTTAAACCTGTAGAAGAAAAAACTTTAATCAATACGATTGAAATAGCATTACATAAAGGATATGAAATTCAAAATATGAAGAATGAAATAAAAATTGCAAGAGAGAACTTGGAAGCAAGAAAAATAATTGAAAAGGCAAAAGGAATATTAATGACTAAAGAAAATATTTCAGAAAAAGAAGCCTATAATTTAATGAGAAAAGTAAGCATGGATAAACGATGTTCAATGAGGAAGATTGCTGAGACAATTTTACTTAATGAAAGGTGAAAATATGTTAAGAGATTTATGTCAATTACATACAAATCTTAGGGATGAAGATATTCTGATCCTGGAAAACATAGCAAATATTTTAACTTATATAGCTGACCTTGTAAGAGCAGATGTTTTTATTGACTGTTTGACAAGAGACCCAGATGTTGCGATTGTTGTTGCTGAAGCAAAACCAAGCAACTCTCCGTCGATGTATAAATACTCAGTTGTTGGACAACTTGCTCTTCAAAAAAATGAACCTGCAGCTCTTAGGACTTTGCAAATAGGTGTCAGCACAAGAGATTTAAAAGCAATTACTCAGGAAAATATAACAGTAAAGCAAAATGTTGTTCCAATAAAAAACAAGAATAATGAAACCATAGGTGCATTAATAATGGAACAAGATGCAACAAAAGCTGTAAATCAAAACAAACAGATGCAGATGCTAGCTGAAACTGCAGAACAATTGACTGAAACTTTATTTTCATTAACTGATAATGAACATGCTCTAACATATCATCTTAATGATGCTATAGTTATGTTTAATGAAGAAGGCAGAGCTATATATTCTAATCCTGTAGCTGAAGAACTGTATAATAAACTAGGATATAAAGACAGAATAGTTGGCATGCATTTTGAAAACTTAGTATTAGATGGAAGCAGTATAGATAAAATAGTTGCTGAAAATTTTTTCAATATTGGAGAAGTTAATGTAGGTAAATTGACATTTCAGGTTAAATATTTGGTAAAACGCAAAAAGAAAAAATTAGACGGTTTTATTATGTTAATTAGAGATATTACTGAAGTAAAGGAAAAAGAAAAAGAGTTGATTTTAAAATCTGTTGCTATAAAGGAAATTCATCATAGAGTTAAAAACAATTTGCAAACAATTGCAAGCCTATTACGATTACAATCTAGAAGAATACAGGAAGAAAATGCAAAGAAATCATTTAACGAAAGCATAAATAGAATACTTAGCATTTCAGTAACTCATGAAATATTAGCACAAAATGGAGTGGACGAAGTAGATATAAAG from Caloramator mitchellensis includes these protein-coding regions:
- a CDS encoding EutP/PduV family microcompartment system protein, which gives rise to MKKIMLIGKSGCGKTTLVQAILNKELISKKTQSFEYHQCILDTPGEYIEYRNYIRAIISEAVNYDIIAFLQDATQENCIFPPNFAYIFSKKVVGIVTKIDVDHCNLKLAEECLRRAGVKEIYYVSSYNKIGIDELRKLLL
- the serS gene encoding serine--tRNA ligase is translated as MLDLKRIRTNPDEIKEALKIRGEAFTLDMIDKVVELDERRRQILAEVETLKNRRNTDSQEIAKLKKAGQNADHLLAEMKELSDKIKDMDVELAKVEEEIEYILMRIPNIPNKDVPKGDTDADNVEVRKWGEPRKFDFEPKAHWDIGTSLGILDFETAGKVTGARFTFYKGLGARLERALINFFLDVHTEKHGYVEVFPPFMVNRKSMTGTGQLPKFEEDAFKIADSDYFLIPTAEVPVTNMYMNDVLEGSKLPIKHVAYSACFRSEAGSAGRDTRGLIRQHQFNKVELVKFVDPEKSYEELETLTRDAEEVLQMLKIPYRVVLICSGDLGFTAAKKYDIEVWMPSYGRYVEISSCSNFEDFQARRANIKFKRDAKSKPEYVHTLNGSGVAVGRTVAAILENFQNEDGSVTIPEVLVPYMGGISDIHLIP
- a CDS encoding transcription repressor NadR yields the protein MKGEERRINILNDLKESNSPIKGADISKKYDVTRQIIVQDIAILRAQGHNIVSTPQGYVYLGNNLSCTKVIAVKHKREDIEDELKTIIALGGKVIDVTIEHKVYGEITGKLMLKSFYDVEKFVERLNESDDMPLSNLTGGVHLHTIEADSVETLERIVQALEKKGYLILNS
- a CDS encoding GerMN domain-containing protein; amino-acid sequence: MKKVVSTLLLFFLILGCKKVETKTEGINIEQKKQMVNIILFFPDRTNKFLKAEARDVVFDKSLERTILNELIKGPKTLGLVNAIPNGTRILSINKNEDILVVNLSNEFIKNHPGGIDKERATLYSIVNSLTEIPGVKGVQFQIGGRKYDTYKGNISINAPLRRNRDLFIRDKKMLPNEVLKLQMNLEKQGKWLEAYLLMSDDENNTYRKYFDDYVKEMEESKALGFLNADFVVDGYTLDPSKLKARVKVNFYEMDASGKKILGKDLYFTVVKINGAWMVDWLTAQ
- a CDS encoding UPF0182 family protein — protein: MKKIGFKLVGIFVLLLIIISSISGFLIDIQWFKEVGYLNVFFTSFKAKLTILIPSFLIFFLAIYFYAKFLAKNYLEISDIVYDKNDLKRRNKVLMIISFVISIIISLVFTSVFWYRILEYVNGVEFGVNDPIFNIDIGFFVFKLPLIQGILGMLITVVIVLTAVSALFYAFERAREGITNFRGVVWIKDGPKVRFFAKQVAYFAALLLILLAGVFYLRALNLVYSPRGVAFGASYTDVHITLPLYRILSGLSVIAAFVMFYSIVKKRIRHVIYIAVFIVLFILFEGVASVVVERFIVSPNAREKEMPYLEYNIEYTRKAYGLENIVEQEFDVKNNLTPNDIKENKNTIDNIRITEFAQSLEVFNQIQAIRNYYRFNDVDIDRYNIDGKLRQVFIAARELDNSQRDPKFQTWQNKHLFYTHGYGAVMSYTNTVMSTGLPEFLVKDIPVSGKISVDKPQIYFGEINNDYVIINAKNNEIDYPYGSGEKENRYDGKAGIVLNPLNRLLFTLGYADMNFLLSNNIKSDSRIILNRQIVNRVKKIAPFLNYDEDPYIVIANGRYYWIMDAYTTTNRYPYSEPYFGINYIRNSVKVVVDAYDGTVDFYISDKNDPIAQTIGNIYDGLFKDLSTMPEELRKHLRYSEDVFLIQANVYEKYHMKNPVSFYNSEDLWAIARYKNADGSETPVEAVYQVMKLQDDEEFILTIPYTVAKKENMVSWLAARMDKNLGQMVLIRFPKEKAILGPQQFNSRINTDIQISSLITLLNQQGSSVILGETNIIPIENSLLYVRPLYLRAQGGKSVPELKKVIVNYGDTIVMEDNIAKAISKLFATTEVPLPTETKEEDVKTLIIRADEAYRKAVESQKNGDWAGYGNYIKELEGILNKLKEKTK
- a CDS encoding aminopeptidase; translation: MDSRITKLADVLLNYSLNIKKGEKLLIQGGEATLPLVKAVYKRALELGAHPQVDIVVEDLGEYMLKFGSDEQIMYVPESTIKAFESVDAFLTIWGDVNTRFLTNVDPAKLKLRSRGRQELVKIISERMEKKELKWCGTQFPTHANAQEASMSLTEYEDFVYGAGYIDDENPVAKWEKIREEQDRICEYLNNKENLRIVSKDTDISMSIKGRKWINCAGEENFPDGEVFTCPVEDSVNGYIRFSFPGIYAGREIEDIRLEFENGRVVKATAAKGEELLKELLETDEGAKLLGEVAIGTNYGIQAFTKNMLFDEKIGGTVHLAIGRAFPEAGGKNMSTIHWDMLCDMKEEGKIYADGELIYEKGKFLI
- a CDS encoding sensor histidine kinase; translated protein: MLRDLCQLHTNLRDEDILILENIANILTYIADLVRADVFIDCLTRDPDVAIVVAEAKPSNSPSMYKYSVVGQLALQKNEPAALRTLQIGVSTRDLKAITQENITVKQNVVPIKNKNNETIGALIMEQDATKAVNQNKQMQMLAETAEQLTETLFSLTDNEHALTYHLNDAIVMFNEEGRAIYSNPVAEELYNKLGYKDRIVGMHFENLVLDGSSIDKIVAENFFNIGEVNVGKLTFQVKYLVKRKKKKLDGFIMLIRDITEVKEKEKELILKSVAIKEIHHRVKNNLQTIASLLRLQSRRIQEENAKKSFNESINRILSISVTHEILAQNGVDEVDIKTIITKIAESTINYCLSPNENIKVFIYGDSFKIDSDKATSIALVVNEILQNCIEHAFEAKENGKIEVTIKKGIMYSTISIIDNGRGFDINKIRNGSLGLSIVKSIVKDKLFGHFNIDSNEFGTKILFDFKNE
- a CDS encoding BMC domain-containing protein, giving the protein MRIIQEYVPGKQITLAHIIANPQKSIYQKLGLDDYKSAIGILTITPSEASIIAADIATKSSGVEIGFLDRFSGSLVLIGDISSVEAALKNVIETMELVLKFSTAKITKS
- a CDS encoding ANTAR domain-containing response regulator — protein: MRKNIVIVDDEPITRMDLHELLNESGFNVIGEASDGLDAVELCRRLKPDLVLMDVKMPLLDGIKASKLIMTEELTKAVVLLTAYSSSEFVERAKESGVMAYLVKPVEEKTLINTIEIALHKGYEIQNMKNEIKIARENLEARKIIEKAKGILMTKENISEKEAYNLMRKVSMDKRCSMRKIAETILLNER